In a genomic window of Deltaproteobacteria bacterium:
- a CDS encoding Na/Pi cotransporter family protein, producing the protein MTSFSLISFLGAIAIFIYGIRQSRIGIQLLAGNRLRRLVSALTENRFSALLTGVLVTLILQSSVATTVMLIGFATSGVLSLQQAMGVILGADIGTAFVVILLSIRQVAEYALLMLVTGIFIEIFFKSKKIRYLSMIVMGFGFVFLGMQLMVQITTPLRENHFLVEIFNLLSEKPSYSFLLAIGFTALVQNSATTLGLTIAMALSQVIDMSHAVPLVLGANVGTCAMTFLHGARGGAPARQVALAHLFFKLSGASVALVFLANTVKGVEWLSSLLSLSGNVAGQIALSHVCFNLALSVFFLPFIRQGAWIIRKVVPIPPPGEDLFGPKYLSEDATDSPALAFANVKREILRMGEIACEMFRDLIEVFEKDDPLLIEMIEEKDDKVDILDREIKFYLAKISQEAINPEQGRLELSLVAMTSDFEEIGDIINKNILELAQKKIHKGRVFSGEGWKEIQDLHSKVLENFQLALSTLTTEDESLARKIVRHEKHLEELESRYREGHLQRLHRGIKEAFETSSIHLDLLSNFRRVNTKLMMIVKSSMPGKEIE; encoded by the coding sequence TTGACATCCTTCTCGCTTATTTCTTTTCTGGGGGCGATTGCCATTTTCATTTATGGAATTCGCCAATCGCGCATCGGAATCCAGCTCCTGGCAGGTAATCGGTTGAGGCGGCTTGTTTCAGCGCTCACCGAGAACCGATTTTCGGCCCTCTTGACCGGTGTTCTTGTGACCCTCATTCTGCAAAGCTCCGTTGCGACAACCGTTATGCTGATCGGATTTGCAACAAGCGGTGTCCTTTCTCTCCAGCAGGCGATGGGGGTGATCCTCGGGGCGGATATTGGGACTGCGTTCGTCGTCATCCTGCTTTCGATCCGGCAGGTGGCGGAGTATGCCCTCCTCATGCTTGTGACGGGAATCTTTATCGAGATTTTTTTTAAGAGTAAAAAAATCCGCTACCTCAGTATGATTGTGATGGGCTTTGGCTTTGTTTTTTTGGGGATGCAGTTGATGGTTCAGATCACGACTCCCCTTCGTGAAAATCACTTTTTGGTCGAAATTTTTAATCTCTTATCGGAAAAACCTTCCTACAGTTTTCTTTTGGCAATTGGATTCACGGCCCTGGTTCAAAATAGTGCGACAACCCTGGGACTCACGATTGCGATGGCGCTCTCCCAGGTCATTGATATGTCCCATGCCGTTCCTCTTGTCTTGGGGGCGAATGTTGGGACGTGTGCCATGACCTTTCTACACGGGGCGCGTGGTGGGGCTCCGGCGAGGCAGGTGGCACTTGCCCATCTGTTTTTTAAATTGAGTGGTGCCTCTGTTGCCCTTGTTTTTCTTGCCAATACAGTCAAGGGGGTTGAGTGGTTATCCTCGCTTCTCTCCTTGTCAGGAAATGTGGCTGGTCAGATTGCCTTATCCCATGTCTGTTTTAACCTCGCCCTTTCTGTCTTTTTTCTTCCTTTCATCCGTCAGGGTGCCTGGATAATCCGGAAGGTGGTTCCGATTCCACCTCCCGGCGAGGACCTTTTTGGGCCGAAGTATCTTTCGGAGGATGCCACTGACTCTCCCGCTCTGGCGTTTGCCAATGTAAAACGCGAAATTCTTCGGATGGGAGAGATTGCCTGTGAGATGTTTCGTGACCTGATCGAAGTCTTTGAGAAGGATGATCCGTTGCTGATCGAAATGATCGAGGAGAAGGACGATAAGGTGGATATCCTGGATCGGGAGATTAAATTCTATCTTGCAAAAATTTCACAGGAGGCAATCAATCCCGAGCAGGGACGCCTGGAACTCAGCCTGGTCGCGATGACGAGTGATTTTGAAGAGATCGGTGATATCATCAACAAGAATATTCTGGAGCTGGCCCAGAAGAAGATCCATAAGGGACGAGTTTTCTCAGGCGAGGGTTGGAAAGAGATCCAGGATTTACACAGCAAGGTCCTGGAAAACTTTCAACTCGCCCTCTCGACCCTGACGACGGAGGATGAATCTCTGGCGCGCAAAATTGTGCGTCACGAAAAACATCTGGAGGAATTGGAGAGCCGTTATCGCGAGGGCCATCTCCAGAGATTGCACAGGGGGATCAAGGAGGCGTTTGAAACGAGTTCGATCCACCTTGATCTTCTCTCTAATTTTCGCCGGGTCAATACGAAGCTTATGATGATTGTGAAGTCCTCGATGCCGGGAAAAGAAATCGAATAA
- a CDS encoding pyruvate, phosphate dikinase produces MAKEVYFFGAGHADGDGKQKELLGGKGAGLAEMVNLGIPVPAGFTITTELCTEYFRNGGRFPDSLEKEVKRGLSRVEEVMGGQFGSVENPLLLSVRSGARVSMPGMMDTILNLGLNERTVEGLARRTKNRRFAFDSYRRFIEMYSDVVLGLGHEHFEALLDAKKKKKGVRLDTELDLNDLEELTGSFLSLVKKELKQEFPSDPWLQLWGAVGAVFKSWNSRRAIEYRRIHQYPEHWGTAVNVQAMVFGNRGNDCATGVAFTRDPATGEKKFFGEYLVNAQGEDVVAGIRTPHSINGTANSLEKVMPAAYRELFQIQERLERHYREMQDIEFTIQNGKVWMLQTRSGKRTAHAAVRIAVEMVSEGLITEPEAILRVAPAQLDQLLHPTLDPNAPKEVLANGLPASPGAAVGRVVLTADEAQEWVGRGEKVILVRQETSPEDIHGMHVAEGILTARGGMTSHAAVVARGMGKCCVSGCTEIEFLADQVQIGNRQVRKGDWLTLNGSTGEVIWGRVPTTKPDLSGDFGILMKWADKYRRLKIRTNADTPHDSAVARSFGAEGIGLCRTEHMFFDPDRIDIVREMILAQERGEREKALAKLLPIQRADFKGILKAMEGFPVTIRLLDPPLHEFIPKTDRELEDLARRIGVSVSKIKVQAEVLHEANPMLGHRGCRLGVTYPEIYRMQVEAIMEAAADLTCEGVTVYPEIMIPLVGHVEELKRMREEAEQVCQDVLNRRKIKCPYLVGTMIELPRAALTADEIATVADFFSFGTNDLTQTTFGISRDDAAGFLPFYVDHGVFPKNPFVSIDVQGVGELVRIAIEKGRKARPGLKIGICGEHGGDPDSIQFFHEVGLHYVSCSPYRVPIARLAAAHASLKEKAN; encoded by the coding sequence ATGGCAAAAGAGGTCTATTTTTTTGGTGCTGGCCATGCCGATGGAGACGGCAAACAGAAGGAGCTTCTGGGAGGCAAGGGGGCAGGTCTGGCCGAGATGGTCAATTTGGGAATTCCTGTCCCGGCCGGTTTTACGATTACGACGGAGCTTTGTACGGAATACTTCCGTAACGGCGGGAGATTTCCCGACAGCCTGGAAAAGGAGGTCAAGAGGGGCCTTTCACGAGTTGAGGAGGTGATGGGAGGTCAGTTTGGCTCTGTTGAAAATCCTCTATTATTGTCGGTTCGTTCCGGTGCTCGTGTCAGTATGCCAGGCATGATGGACACGATTCTCAATCTGGGCCTAAACGAGAGGACCGTTGAGGGACTTGCACGGAGGACAAAGAATCGCCGGTTCGCTTTTGACAGCTATCGCCGCTTTATCGAGATGTATTCGGATGTGGTCCTTGGTCTCGGTCACGAGCATTTTGAGGCGCTTCTCGATGCCAAAAAGAAGAAGAAGGGGGTCCGACTTGATACGGAGCTCGACCTGAACGATCTGGAAGAGCTGACCGGCTCTTTTCTCTCCCTTGTAAAAAAGGAACTGAAGCAGGAATTTCCGTCCGATCCGTGGCTCCAGTTATGGGGAGCGGTCGGTGCCGTCTTTAAGTCGTGGAACAGCCGTCGTGCGATTGAATATCGCAGAATTCATCAATACCCCGAACATTGGGGGACTGCGGTCAATGTTCAGGCGATGGTTTTCGGAAATAGGGGGAACGATTGTGCCACCGGTGTTGCCTTTACACGCGATCCCGCGACCGGTGAGAAAAAGTTTTTTGGTGAGTACCTTGTGAATGCGCAAGGGGAAGATGTTGTTGCCGGGATTCGTACGCCGCATTCTATTAACGGGACGGCGAACTCCCTTGAGAAGGTGATGCCGGCTGCCTATCGTGAATTGTTCCAGATTCAGGAGCGGCTGGAGAGGCATTATCGTGAGATGCAGGATATTGAATTTACAATCCAGAACGGCAAGGTCTGGATGCTTCAAACCCGATCCGGAAAAAGAACGGCTCATGCGGCTGTCCGGATAGCGGTCGAGATGGTTTCGGAAGGTTTGATTACGGAACCGGAGGCGATTTTGCGTGTCGCGCCCGCCCAATTGGATCAGCTCCTTCATCCCACGCTGGATCCGAACGCCCCCAAGGAGGTTTTGGCCAACGGTTTGCCCGCCTCACCGGGAGCTGCCGTAGGGCGCGTGGTCCTGACTGCGGATGAGGCGCAGGAATGGGTTGGCAGGGGGGAAAAGGTGATCCTGGTCCGTCAGGAGACGTCACCGGAGGATATTCACGGGATGCATGTCGCAGAAGGAATCTTGACGGCGCGGGGTGGGATGACCTCCCATGCCGCCGTTGTCGCTCGGGGAATGGGAAAATGCTGTGTCTCCGGTTGCACCGAAATCGAGTTTTTGGCGGATCAGGTTCAGATCGGGAATCGTCAGGTTCGAAAGGGAGACTGGCTTACCTTGAATGGTTCAACCGGAGAGGTGATTTGGGGACGGGTCCCGACCACCAAGCCGGATCTTTCCGGTGATTTCGGAATCTTGATGAAGTGGGCTGACAAATACCGAAGGCTTAAGATACGGACCAATGCCGATACGCCGCATGACTCTGCGGTGGCACGTTCCTTTGGTGCTGAAGGAATCGGCCTGTGCCGGACAGAGCATATGTTTTTTGATCCGGACCGTATTGATATTGTGCGTGAGATGATTCTTGCGCAGGAGAGGGGAGAGCGCGAGAAGGCGCTTGCCAAACTGCTTCCGATCCAGCGCGCGGACTTCAAGGGCATTTTAAAGGCGATGGAGGGTTTTCCGGTAACGATCCGCTTGCTTGATCCGCCTCTGCACGAGTTTATTCCGAAGACCGATCGGGAATTGGAAGATCTGGCCCGTCGAATTGGGGTCTCTGTTTCCAAAATCAAGGTTCAGGCCGAGGTGTTGCATGAGGCGAATCCGATGCTGGGGCACCGTGGTTGCCGACTCGGTGTCACCTATCCCGAGATCTACCGGATGCAGGTGGAGGCGATCATGGAGGCGGCAGCCGACCTTACTTGTGAAGGGGTTACTGTCTATCCCGAGATTATGATTCCGTTAGTGGGTCATGTGGAAGAGCTCAAGCGGATGAGGGAAGAGGCGGAACAGGTCTGCCAGGATGTCTTAAATCGCAGAAAGATCAAATGTCCCTATCTGGTCGGAACGATGATTGAGCTCCCGCGTGCGGCGTTGACCGCGGATGAGATTGCCACGGTTGCCGATTTCTTTTCCTTCGGGACGAATGATCTGACACAAACGACTTTTGGTATTTCGCGCGATGATGCGGCTGGCTTCCTGCCGTTCTATGTCGACCATGGGGTTTTTCCAAAAAATCCGTTTGTATCGATCGATGTTCAGGGGGTCGGTGAACTTGTCCGGATTGCGATCGAGAAGGGGAGGAAGGCACGTCCAGGCCTCAAGATCGGCATTTGCGGAGAGCATGGTGGTGATCCCGACTCAATCCAGTTTTTTCACGAGGTGGGGCTTCATTATGTCAGTTGCTCTCCCTACCGTGTCCCGATTGCCCGTCTTGCCGCGGCACACGCGTCACTCAAGGAGAAGGCAAACTGA
- a CDS encoding AAA family ATPase — MQIKKLEMVGFKSFVDPTIIDFDSPLIGIVGPNGCGKSNIVDAIRWVMGEMSAKSLRGRGMEDVIFNGSQTRPPINMAEVSLTFSTEDGIAPAPYTEFSEITITRRLFRDGESEYLINKIPCRLRDIINLFLGTGVGHRAYSVIEQGRIDFAINAKPEDRRLLIEEAAGVSKFKARKEAAVRKMEATRQNLARLKDILVEVQRQIGSLDRQVKKAEKYRQLKEEVKSLDLKLASLRYREANTEKGELESLLSDWNRRELESQTRISALDASQESARLQLLEKDRELNRRQEALFEATSRLKLLQAKEEFQLREKKRLEEEKASSTQILQEGEKIRQEVGRIAQQLEILRSDSSSVHHEMEELRARIASGKERKEVLEKELAIRREEISLKRSRFKSLVDLERNFEGYQEGVRNILRAKREGSTSSGVLGVVADYVDSPQEYEMAVSAALGEKLQYVIVKSHEEGLEAVSFLKSQASGRSTFIALDIREKEENPFPYQESGVIGPLLDLVKLKADTLKVGQYLLGDVILVQNLDKAIDLWRSNGHHKTLVTLEGEVVDPFGVVSGGSAGLPGKMLLEKKREIRELRIEVARLEEEISLKEDSVSQFEGTLSELSLDLEDLNRRKHEEDIKKISLDKEGEHLTKELKRLQEVEEALRRAEEKINRLQEEKESEQAERAVLQGKVEALTLSADQIRKEHQAISRTLEEEEARTRTLRKEYDLARSHTGDLRVTLSRLEGDLRHMGEQIFEKYNTSLTEVAFGEEAVPIDRSLEEKNLSELKARLEKLGDVNLGAIPEYEALRERQEFLGRQTEDLEQSLLALEKAIQKINQMTRKRFEETFVLVNEKFKALFPRLFRGGSAELRLTESEDGASQGMDLFVQPPGKKLSHIGLLSGGEKAMSAVAFIFSIFLVKPSPFCILDEVDAPLDDTNVERFHKLLSEILPRSQFILITHNRRTMEQCHRLYGVTMEEAGISKIVSVRLAEALPLAS; from the coding sequence ATGCAGATTAAGAAATTAGAAATGGTAGGGTTTAAGTCTTTTGTCGACCCTACGATTATTGACTTCGATTCCCCATTGATCGGGATTGTCGGGCCGAACGGCTGCGGAAAATCAAACATTGTTGATGCGATCCGGTGGGTGATGGGGGAGATGAGCGCCAAGAGTCTGCGTGGTCGCGGTATGGAAGATGTCATCTTTAACGGATCTCAAACCCGGCCGCCGATTAACATGGCGGAGGTTTCACTCACCTTTTCGACAGAAGATGGGATTGCACCAGCTCCCTACACGGAATTTTCAGAAATTACGATTACCCGGCGTCTCTTTCGCGATGGAGAGAGCGAGTATTTGATCAACAAGATCCCCTGCCGGCTTCGGGATATCATCAACCTTTTTCTTGGAACCGGCGTTGGGCATCGCGCCTATTCCGTCATCGAGCAGGGCAGAATCGATTTTGCAATTAATGCCAAGCCGGAGGATCGTCGTCTGCTCATTGAAGAGGCGGCTGGTGTCTCAAAATTCAAGGCGCGTAAGGAGGCGGCAGTCCGGAAAATGGAGGCCACACGCCAGAATCTTGCCCGTCTGAAGGATATTCTGGTGGAAGTGCAACGCCAGATTGGCTCGCTCGATCGGCAGGTCAAGAAGGCGGAAAAATATCGGCAGCTCAAGGAGGAGGTCAAAAGTCTTGATTTGAAATTAGCGAGTCTTCGTTACCGGGAGGCGAATACGGAGAAAGGGGAGTTGGAAAGTTTGCTCTCTGATTGGAACCGGCGTGAGCTGGAATCGCAGACCAGGATCTCCGCACTTGACGCCAGCCAGGAGTCGGCACGTCTTCAGCTTTTGGAGAAAGATCGGGAGCTGAACCGCAGACAAGAGGCCCTTTTCGAGGCAACAAGTCGCCTGAAACTTTTACAGGCGAAGGAGGAGTTTCAGCTTCGTGAGAAGAAACGCCTCGAGGAGGAGAAGGCCTCGTCGACCCAGATTCTGCAGGAGGGAGAGAAAATCAGGCAAGAGGTAGGCCGTATCGCTCAGCAGCTCGAGATTTTGAGAAGCGATTCCTCTTCCGTGCATCATGAGATGGAGGAGCTTCGGGCGAGGATTGCCTCCGGAAAAGAGAGGAAAGAGGTTCTCGAAAAGGAGTTGGCGATTCGTCGTGAAGAGATCAGCCTGAAAAGGTCACGCTTCAAATCTCTTGTTGATCTTGAAAGAAATTTTGAAGGTTATCAGGAAGGGGTGCGTAACATCCTTAGGGCCAAGAGGGAGGGGAGCACATCGTCCGGGGTCCTTGGGGTTGTTGCGGATTACGTTGATTCGCCCCAGGAGTATGAGATGGCCGTCAGCGCGGCGCTAGGGGAAAAACTTCAGTATGTTATTGTCAAAAGCCATGAAGAAGGTTTGGAGGCGGTCTCTTTCCTGAAGTCACAGGCCTCGGGACGGAGCACCTTCATTGCGCTTGATATCCGTGAGAAAGAGGAAAATCCGTTTCCCTACCAGGAGTCGGGTGTCATTGGCCCACTGCTGGACCTGGTGAAGTTGAAAGCCGATACCTTGAAGGTAGGTCAGTATCTTTTGGGAGATGTCATTCTTGTTCAAAATCTTGATAAGGCGATCGATCTTTGGCGGTCGAATGGTCACCACAAAACGCTTGTTACTTTAGAGGGAGAGGTGGTCGATCCGTTCGGTGTTGTGAGCGGGGGATCCGCCGGATTGCCAGGTAAGATGCTTTTGGAAAAGAAGAGGGAGATCCGGGAGCTTCGAATCGAGGTCGCCCGCCTGGAAGAGGAGATCAGTTTGAAGGAGGATAGCGTGAGCCAGTTTGAAGGAACCCTTTCGGAGCTCTCGCTTGACTTGGAGGATTTAAACCGGAGGAAACATGAAGAGGATATCAAAAAAATCTCTCTGGACAAGGAGGGAGAGCATCTCACCAAAGAACTGAAAAGGTTACAGGAAGTGGAAGAGGCCCTCCGGCGCGCCGAAGAAAAAATCAACAGACTACAGGAAGAGAAAGAGAGCGAGCAGGCGGAGAGGGCTGTTTTGCAGGGAAAAGTAGAGGCCTTAACCCTTTCTGCCGATCAGATCCGCAAGGAGCATCAGGCGATTTCCCGTACATTGGAAGAGGAGGAGGCCAGGACTCGCACTCTCCGAAAAGAGTACGATCTCGCCAGGAGTCATACAGGGGACTTGCGTGTTACGTTGTCACGTCTGGAGGGAGATCTTCGCCACATGGGTGAACAGATTTTTGAAAAATATAACACCTCGCTAACGGAAGTTGCTTTTGGGGAGGAGGCAGTGCCGATCGATCGTTCTCTGGAAGAGAAAAACCTGTCGGAACTTAAGGCACGTCTTGAAAAGCTTGGGGATGTCAATCTGGGGGCCATCCCGGAATATGAGGCGCTTCGGGAACGCCAGGAATTTTTGGGGCGGCAGACGGAAGACCTCGAACAGTCTCTTCTCGCCCTTGAGAAGGCGATACAGAAGATCAACCAGATGACCCGAAAGCGATTTGAGGAGACGTTTGTCTTGGTCAATGAAAAGTTCAAGGCGCTTTTCCCGAGGCTTTTCCGTGGTGGTTCGGCCGAACTCCGCTTAACGGAGTCGGAGGATGGAGCCTCCCAGGGGATGGATCTTTTTGTCCAGCCGCCGGGTAAAAAACTCTCCCACATCGGTCTCTTGTCGGGAGGAGAGAAGGCGATGTCGGCCGTTGCGTTTATTTTCTCAATATTTTTAGTTAAACCATCACCCTTTTGTATTCTGGATGAAGTGGATGCCCCTCTGGATGATACCAATGTGGAACGCTTTCATAAACTTCTCTCCGAGATTCTTCCGCGCTCCCAGTTCATCCTGATTACGCACAACCGGAGGACCATGGAGCAATGCCACCGCCTTTATGGCGTCACGATGGAGGAGGCGGGCATTTCAAAGATTGTTTCTGTGAGGTTGGCTGAGGCACTACCTTTAGCTTCCTAA